One genomic region from Streptomyces sp. NBC_00457 encodes:
- a CDS encoding PTS fructose transporter subunit IIABC: MSDMITADLVDLDLSADTKEAAARALAERMVAQGRVTDLEGFLADVAAREAQMPTGLDGGIGIPHCRSEHVTEPTLAFGRSADGIDFGAADGPADLIFLIAAPAGADDAHLTILSSLARQLMNTEFTDALRSVGDAVSAAALIRGDEVPAASGAEGASEGVRGAQGAESASEDTAAAPGAASVGAAAVSTEPGTSSDSGERPFRIVAVTSCPTGIAHTYMAAESLENAGREAGVEVVVEPQGSAGFTRLDPAVIAAADGVIFAHDVPVREKDRFAGKPTVDVGVKAGINRPGELITEVRGKAARGEKTAAASSGAGTPVDRAGDSGEGYGTKLRKWLMSGVSYMVPFVAAGGLLIALGFAIGGWEVNKAPSVMEHFDWGQVDSWGALLFQIGGVAFQFLVPVLAGYIAYGMADRPGLVPGFVGGAISLTINAGFLGGLAAGLIAGGVVMAIQKVKIHPAVRGIMPVVVIPLISSAIVGFLMFVVIGKPIAEAQKGMTDWLNGLSGANAILLGALLGLMMCFDLGGPVNKVAYTFATAGIAVASPSDSAMKIMAAVMAAGMVPPLAMALATTVRAKLFTPTERENGKAAWVLGASFISEGAIPFAAADPLRVIPASMAGGAVTGALSMAFDATLRAPHGGIFVVPLIGNPFLFLVAIAAGVGVTTGLVIILKGLRRTVPGTVTAEAAGSPTAPAEAKQPVAA, encoded by the coding sequence ATGAGCGACATGATCACCGCGGACCTGGTCGATCTCGACCTGTCCGCCGACACCAAGGAAGCGGCGGCCCGAGCCCTCGCCGAGCGCATGGTCGCCCAGGGCCGGGTGACCGACCTCGAGGGCTTCCTCGCCGACGTGGCCGCCCGCGAGGCGCAGATGCCGACCGGCCTCGACGGCGGCATCGGCATCCCGCACTGCCGCAGCGAGCACGTCACCGAGCCGACGCTCGCCTTCGGGCGCAGCGCCGACGGCATCGACTTCGGTGCGGCGGACGGCCCGGCCGACCTGATCTTCCTGATCGCCGCGCCGGCCGGCGCCGACGACGCCCACCTGACGATCCTGTCGTCGCTGGCCCGGCAGCTGATGAACACCGAGTTCACGGACGCGCTCCGGTCGGTGGGCGACGCGGTGTCCGCGGCGGCGCTGATCCGCGGGGACGAGGTGCCGGCGGCGAGCGGTGCGGAGGGCGCGTCCGAGGGCGTGCGGGGTGCGCAGGGCGCTGAGAGCGCCTCCGAAGACACCGCTGCGGCGCCGGGGGCGGCCTCCGTCGGCGCCGCAGCGGTCAGCACGGAGCCGGGCACGTCGTCCGACTCCGGCGAGCGCCCCTTCCGTATCGTCGCCGTCACCTCCTGCCCCACCGGCATCGCGCACACCTACATGGCGGCCGAGTCGCTGGAGAACGCGGGCCGCGAGGCGGGCGTCGAGGTCGTCGTCGAGCCGCAGGGCTCGGCCGGCTTCACCCGGCTCGACCCGGCGGTCATCGCGGCGGCGGACGGCGTGATCTTCGCCCACGACGTACCCGTACGGGAGAAGGACCGCTTCGCCGGCAAGCCGACCGTCGACGTCGGTGTGAAGGCGGGCATCAACCGGCCCGGCGAGCTGATCACCGAGGTGCGCGGGAAGGCGGCGCGCGGTGAGAAGACCGCGGCGGCGTCCTCCGGCGCGGGCACGCCGGTGGACCGCGCCGGTGACTCCGGCGAGGGCTATGGCACCAAGCTGCGCAAGTGGCTGATGTCCGGTGTGAGTTACATGGTCCCGTTCGTCGCCGCCGGCGGTCTGCTGATCGCCCTCGGCTTCGCGATCGGCGGCTGGGAGGTCAACAAGGCGCCGTCGGTCATGGAGCACTTCGACTGGGGCCAGGTCGACAGCTGGGGCGCACTGCTCTTCCAGATCGGCGGCGTGGCCTTCCAGTTCCTCGTCCCGGTCCTGGCCGGCTACATCGCCTACGGCATGGCCGACCGGCCGGGCCTGGTGCCCGGCTTCGTGGGCGGTGCGATCTCCCTCACCATCAACGCGGGCTTCCTCGGCGGTCTGGCCGCCGGTCTGATCGCCGGTGGCGTGGTGATGGCCATCCAGAAGGTCAAGATCCACCCGGCGGTGCGCGGCATCATGCCGGTCGTGGTGATCCCGCTGATCTCCTCGGCGATCGTCGGCTTCCTGATGTTCGTGGTGATCGGCAAGCCCATCGCCGAGGCTCAGAAGGGCATGACCGACTGGCTGAACGGGCTCTCCGGCGCCAACGCCATCCTGCTCGGCGCCCTGCTCGGCCTGATGATGTGCTTCGACCTCGGCGGCCCCGTCAACAAGGTCGCGTACACCTTCGCCACGGCCGGCATCGCGGTCGCGAGCCCCAGTGACTCCGCGATGAAGATCATGGCGGCCGTGATGGCGGCCGGTATGGTTCCGCCGCTGGCCATGGCGCTGGCGACGACCGTGCGCGCGAAGCTCTTCACCCCGACCGAGCGCGAGAACGGCAAGGCCGCCTGGGTCCTCGGCGCCTCCTTCATCTCCGAGGGCGCGATCCCGTTCGCCGCGGCCGACCCGCTGCGCGTGATCCCGGCGTCGATGGCGGGCGGCGCCGTCACCGGCGCCCTGTCGATGGCCTTCGACGCCACGCTGCGCGCCCCGCACGGCGGCATCTTCGTGGTCCCGCTGATCGGCAACCCGTTCCTCTTCCTGGTCGCCATCGCCGCGGGCGTGGGCGTCACGACCGGCCTGGTGATCATCCTCAAGGGCCTGCGCAGGACGGTCCCGGGCACGGTGACCGCCGAGGCAGCGGGCTCGCCCACGGCACCGGCGGAGGCGAAGCAGCCGGTGGCGGCGTGA
- a CDS encoding DUF6227 family protein — protein MSVPYETAAYEPHESPESPEEHLARLLGRALNSFELPDETIRRLDCALAHDSSLHSAHHSAGLHRETYRHTWLLADGSALTLWELVHNTAPGRDPQHEVYVDEEELRAATARLPLPADPPDFELPVTVQLSPIPVPRHAYMHDDSADHARRLLRRAENPDRPGADTAALLTTAFAYQITQAFGRPCRAGRVALCFSLYEHAFLLRDGEEISLWEVEHTATPDGRHMCEVYVTEDAARDAMERRAARVS, from the coding sequence CACCTCGCGCGGCTCCTCGGCCGTGCCCTGAACTCCTTCGAGCTGCCCGACGAGACGATACGGCGACTCGACTGCGCGCTGGCGCACGACAGTTCGCTGCACTCCGCGCACCACAGCGCGGGACTGCACCGCGAGACGTACCGGCACACCTGGCTGCTCGCCGACGGCTCCGCGCTCACCCTCTGGGAACTCGTCCACAACACCGCCCCGGGCCGCGACCCGCAGCACGAGGTGTACGTCGACGAGGAGGAGCTGCGCGCCGCCACCGCCCGGCTGCCGCTGCCTGCGGACCCCCCGGACTTCGAACTGCCGGTGACGGTGCAGCTGTCCCCGATCCCGGTGCCCCGGCACGCGTACATGCACGACGACTCGGCGGACCACGCGCGCCGGCTGCTGCGCCGCGCGGAGAACCCGGACCGGCCGGGGGCGGACACGGCCGCGCTGCTGACCACGGCCTTCGCGTACCAGATCACGCAGGCCTTCGGCCGCCCGTGCCGGGCGGGACGCGTCGCGCTGTGCTTCTCGCTCTACGAACACGCCTTCCTGTTGCGCGACGGCGAGGAGATCTCCCTCTGGGAGGTCGAGCACACGGCGACGCCGGACGGGCGGCACATGTGCGAGGTCTACGTCACCGAGGACGCGGCCCGCGACGCGATGGAGCGGCGGGCGGCGCGGGTCTCCTAG